The stretch of DNA TTTCCAAGGGGTGGAATTCgtgttttttacttttttagggGGTTTAGAAATCGAGTTTCTTCGATTTCTAATCAATATTCTTATTTTGGTTGTGTCTTTATCTGCGGGGGACGTCGCGACATGCGATGGGGTGGGAGGTGTGGACGGACTTCCTTCACCGCCAGTTGTGGGCATTCGGGTAGCGCCGGAGGTTTGGGAGTTGCCCCCCGCTGCGCCGGAGGTTTGGGAGTTGCCCCCCGCTGCGCCGGAGGTTTGGGAGTTGCCCCCCGCTGCGCCGGAGGTTTGGGAGTTGCCCCCCGCTGCGCCGGAGGTTTGGGAGTTGCCCCCCGCTGCGCCGGAGGTTTGGGAGTTGCCCCCCGCTGCGCCGGAGGTTTGGGAGTTGCCCCCCGCTGCGCCGGAGATTCCGGTATTAGCGCAGCCACTTATACCGGACCTCCAAAGGCAGGACGAGCTGTACCGGCGGTTCTTGGTCAATACGTTAGGGGAGAATCCAACCCTACGTAGAATTACCGAGACAGTCTCGGTACAAAGCCAAATGGAAGGGTTAATGGAAGCTGCATTAATTCATTTGGGATTCAATCCGACGAGTGCGCCGGAGGTTTGGGAGTTTACCCCCACTGCGCTGGAGATTCCGGTATTAGCGCAACCACTTATACCGGACCTCCAAAGGCATGACGAGCTGTACCGGCGGTTCTTGGTCAATACGTTAGGGGAGAATCCAACCCTACATAGAATTACCGAGACTGTCTCGGTACAAAGACAAATGGAAGGGTTAATAGAAGCTGCATTAATTCATTTGGGATTCAATCCGACGAGTATCGTTTCGAACCGCCATCGAATTCACGACATACTTTTTTATCCGCAAGGTAGGGCACTCTCCTTGCGGCAGTACCGCTCACATCTATGCAGTATATACAGGTTGGGTACTCGAGACACACGGGCGCTCCAACGTATTCTGACGGCGGTAAGAAATTCTGATCTCTTCCTATAGCCATAGATCAGAGTAGAGGTGGGTAGCGACACTGGGTGGACGGTCTTTCTGCCCTTAAGTGGTAGAGTGCAGCCTGCCTGCGTAACGTTTGTGACTCAGTGCTTCATACGGGGAAAATGAAAAGTGAATTAGTTCGGATCCTCCCACATCACATGTTCAATCTTCTTTTAGCGGTTTCCCCAGAGATCTTTATCATTAATGCAACCTCCATTTTTCTCATTCATGGAGTTTTATTTAGTATCTCTAAGAAATATGATTATCCACCGTTAGTCAGTAATGTGGGTTGGCTTGGATTACTTAGTGTTTCGCGCCTAGGAGGGCTGCGCGCTTTGGGTTGCGGAGGAGCGAAGCAGCTCGAACGAATGAATGTGAGAGGAGCGAAAAAAGCCCAGCTCCCTAACCTAATGCGGCACCGGGTTCGGACCGCAGGGAACCGTAGCATGGGAGGATGTCTAATCCTTTTGCAGCCGCAAGGCTGGCTAATCGTACGCAGCTGGCTCGAATACCCCAGGTTCTGGAAGGCACATGAGTCCGAACGCTATGTTGAATGTGCGACCGACACTACACTACGTAGGTACCTGTGCAGGTGAGGCGTCGGTCGGTCCTAGAAACGGCGGCAGCGGCGCGAGGAGTTAACGACCGGACGTGCTGCAACCTAGGGATCACCAGGCAGCTCTTTCGCTCTATAGGGATCGGGAGGGCATAGCACAATTCTTCTTGGAGGAGGGTTGGTTTGCCCGGGTGACTGATCCTGCCATAATGTACTCCTACCTACACCCACCGGCAACCGAAGTCGAGCATACATACGACGATCTTCATGCGTGATTAGCCGGGAGGAAAGAAAGGGCGGTAGATGATAATGAAAAAAGGCGTCGCGTCTGGACGGGCGGAATGGATGAGCGAAAGGTGCCATGGAGTGAGGAATACCCCGAGTCTCATGTAAGACAACTAAATGCACCTCGAGGTGCTGCCGAGGAACTGGGGGACCTTCTCGAGCACAGGATAGGCAATTGAGAGATAGAGCTAGCCTATTCGTTATGGGGAATCCATGAAAAGAATAGAGCTTACCTCCGGCACCTGGCTTTCTCCGGCGCATATTAGCTTAGCTGCGCTTAATAGGCCGGCTTCCTCTCTGGCGGCCACTTACCTTACCCACGCTACACTCCCACTCCAAGCTACGCCTGCTGAGCAAGATGCATTGCGATTTCCTCTTCTGTGGACGCACCTGAATATTCTCCAGGACGAGAAGATAAATACTTTTTTGGCGGGCTTTCTCTCGTAAAGCCAAAAACGCCCCAAGACAAGGGGGaaaggaacataatcaatagaACCTGGCTGAGTAGTGACTCCCATTCCTAACCTATTTCAAAAAGGTTCGCTCATGCTGGAGGGAGCATCCCCACTTAGTGATCGGTCTGTTAGTTCGCGCAAATCCGAATAAGTTATCACGAACGAGCCACATGCAGGGAAACTTGCACGTGTGGTTCTGGTCGGGCTTTCCTGAGGTATCTAATAACCTTGCTTCTGCTCGCCGCTGGCGCACTTCTCCTAACTATTGCCCATTTATTCCAGAATAATCTTTTTAGGAGGGACAATTTTACATATTTCTGCCAAATCCTTCTATTATTAAGTATGGCTGGTACCATTTCGATGTGTTTCGATTCTTCCGAACAAGAGAGGTTTGATGCTTTTGAATTCATTGTATTAATTCCACTTCCTACTCGCAATATGCTCTTTATGATCTCGACTCATGATTCAATTGCCATGTATTTAGCTATTGAGCCTCaaagtttatgtttttatgtgaTGGCAGCATAAAAAAGAAAGTCTGAATTTTCCACGGAAGCCGGCTCGAAATATTTGATCTTAGGTGCATTTTCCTCTGGAATCTTACTGTTTGGGTACGACCGGACAACTACCGATATCTAAAAATATCCTTTCTTAGCTTAGAATGTTGTTGTTAAATATATATCGTAAACTATCGGATCGGGTATTACTTAGATGTTAAACTTGCAGACCTCATTGGTGATCTTACGGGGGGAACGAAATATATAAGAATATATAGACTTGTAGAGACCCTCTATGTAGTTGTCTATCTGAGGCGATCGATCTACATCTTTCCTCAAAGCCCTGGGGCTGTGTCTCGATCTCCTACGTGCGAAATCTGAGGGACTAGTTCCTATGGAGATTCCCCTTGGTCTAATTCCACGCCTTATGACGAAAGGAGAGTCGGCGTGGCGTAAAGTGAAGATTGAGGGAAATAGAGATAAATTCCCTTCTGGGGTATTCCGAAGGTGTAACCTAGGCAACGAAAGAAAAAGGGGCCCGAGACTTCAACTAGAGGAGCGACCAGTTGTTTCACCAAACCCCAACCCAGCTTCACGCGTTCTCCAGGTCTGAAGGGATCCAGTGCCCAACTACCGACTCCTTCCGGAATTGCGTTATCGCAGCCGAGCCAAGAAGGGCCGTTAGTGGACACCTACCACTTTTCACCGGTTAGAGAGGCCCTCTTTAATACATTAAGAAAAGATGTTCACAGTGGCTAGAAAGACTCGTTCATAGGAACTTAGACCGCCTACGCGCTGGTAAACGAAAACCACCTCGACCAGATCAGAGTAAACACCAATGTCGAATCAGGCCGCCCCTTGCCTTGAAAGAATTCACAGGTGGCCAccataaa from Cicer arietinum cultivar CDC Frontier isolate Library 1 chromosome 3, Cicar.CDCFrontier_v2.0, whole genome shotgun sequence encodes:
- the LOC105852955 gene encoding uncharacterized protein — protein: MLNYLQSRLFEIAAKLSFFLRDTFQGVEFVFFTFLGGLEIEFLRFLINILILVVSLSAGDVATCDGVGGVDGLPSPPVVGIRVAPEVWELPPAAPEVWELPPAAPEIPVLAQPLIPDLQRQDELYRRFLVNTLGENPTLRRITETVSVQSQMEGLMEAALIHLGFNPTSAPEVWEFTPTALEIPVLAQPLIPDLQRHDELYRRFLVNTLGENPTLHRITETVSVQRQMEGLIEAALIHLGFNPTSIVSNRHRIHDILFYPQGRALSLRQYRSHLCSIYRLGTRDTRALQRILTAVRNSDLFL